The Pleuronectes platessa chromosome 11, fPlePla1.1, whole genome shotgun sequence genome includes a window with the following:
- the LOC128451406 gene encoding ovarian cancer G-protein coupled receptor 1 yields the protein MSEEERINCTIRHEIHQYLFSSVYILVLLVGVPSNMYSLYHAAVQLKQKNELGVYLMNLTVSDLLYLASLPVWLQYIFQDDDWRHREWLCQLCGFLLYENIYISIGFLCCISLDRYLAVVHPLRFTSLRSMNAAWLVSAIIWVKEIAVGVVFFRHKELSKDHKNQSVCFEHYPMEPWEYPINYYRFTIGFVFPLSILSVSYLCVLRAVGRSAGTQPVQKIRIRQLVGSTILIFLVCFSPYHVFLLVRTLLERDCNFISKIFNYYHLSLLLTTLNCVADPALYCFVSESARRSLYRAVIRPFARILICCCRRGKASPANPATDSHEVATDENNGHPTVMLLTHTSPLNNAKTDPAIKKTILITEMDEKIIIPSIVQSNKN from the exons ATGTCTGAGGAGGAAAGGATTAACTGCACAATCCGCCATGAAATCCACCAGTACCTCTTCTCCAGTGTGTATATCCTTGTACTATTG GTTGGTGTTCCCTCCAACATGTACTCTCTGTACCATGCTGCTGTACAGCTGAAGCAGAAGAATGAACTTGGAGTTTATTTAATGAACCTCACTGTATCTGATCTGTTGTACCTGGCATCGTTACCAGTGTGGCTCCAATATATCTTTcag GACGACGATTGGCGTCACAGGGAATGGTTGTGTCAGTTGTGTGGCTTCCTACTCTATGAAAACATCTACATCAGCATTGGCTTCCTGTGCTGTATCAGTCTGGATCGCTACCTGGCTGTGGTCCATCCTTTAAG ATTCACCTCTCTCCGCTCTATGAATGCAGCATGGCTTGTTAGTGCTATCATCTGGGTGAAGGAGATTGCAGTAGGCGTGGTCTTCTTCCGCCACAAAGAACTGAGCAAAGACCACAAAAACCAATCAGTGTGCTTCGAGCACTACCCCATGGAGCCGTGGGAGTACCCGATAAACTACTACCGCTTCACAATTGGCTTTGTATTCCCGCTGTCCATTCTGTCG GTCAGCTACCTGTGCGTCCTCCGTGCTGTGGGCCGGAGCGCAGGGACACAGCCGGTTCAGAAGATAAGGATCCGCCAGTTGGTCGGCAGCACCATTCTCATCTTCCTTGTTTGTTTCTCCCCATACCATGTCTTCTTGTTAGTACGCACCCTTCTGGAGCGGGACTGCAACTTTATTTCAA AAATATTTAACTACTACCACCTGTCCCTGCTGCTGACCACCCTGAACTGCGTGGCGGATCCTGCTCTCTACTGCTTCGTCAGCGAAAGTGCCCGCCGCAGCCTGTACAGAGCCGTAATCCGACCCTTTGCCAGGATACTCATTTGCTGCTGTCGCCGTGGCAAAGCGAGTCCCGCCAACCCGGCTACAGATTCACACGAGGTCGCCACTGACGAGAACAACGGCCACCCAACAGTGATGCTTCTCACTCACACCAGCCCACTCAATAATGCAAAAACAGACCCTGCCatcaaaaaaactattttaattaCAGAGATGGATGAAAAAATTATCATACCCTCAATTGTGCAAAGTAACAAAAATTGA